In Amycolatopsis coloradensis, one genomic interval encodes:
- a CDS encoding thioesterase family protein, protein MTEAFYVPSGDGVFLPTPHTAGPWTPDAQHFGPPSALLVRALEEVEAPHASQLARVTVEILGPAPLKELSVRAWVERPGRSVEWLVAELSHGERVVARASAWRIATSDTTAVATAEGPALPSPEGLPTSSWPEGWHGGYLDAVEWRRVKGALDAAGPATVWGRQRVALVDGEKPSPLQRLFVLADSGNGISNFLDPREWWFINSELTVHLRRPPLGDWIGVDAATLVGPNGIGTATTTLHDASGPVASGAQALLVRPRQAG, encoded by the coding sequence GTGACAGAAGCCTTCTACGTGCCGTCAGGTGACGGCGTCTTCCTCCCGACCCCGCACACCGCCGGCCCTTGGACGCCGGACGCGCAGCACTTCGGGCCGCCCTCGGCGTTGCTGGTCCGCGCGCTCGAAGAGGTCGAGGCGCCGCACGCGAGCCAGCTGGCACGGGTGACGGTCGAGATCCTCGGGCCGGCGCCGTTGAAGGAGCTTTCGGTGCGGGCGTGGGTGGAGCGGCCGGGCCGCTCGGTCGAGTGGCTGGTGGCCGAACTCTCCCACGGTGAGCGGGTCGTCGCCCGTGCGTCGGCGTGGCGTATCGCGACCTCGGACACCACGGCGGTGGCCACCGCGGAAGGTCCGGCCCTGCCTTCGCCGGAGGGGCTGCCGACGTCCTCCTGGCCGGAGGGCTGGCACGGCGGGTACCTCGACGCCGTCGAGTGGCGGCGGGTCAAGGGCGCGCTCGACGCGGCTGGACCGGCGACCGTCTGGGGCCGCCAGCGCGTCGCCCTCGTCGACGGGGAGAAGCCCAGCCCGCTGCAGCGGCTGTTCGTCCTCGCGGACTCCGGCAACGGGATCTCGAACTTCCTCGACCCGCGTGAGTGGTGGTTCATCAACTCGGAGCTGACGGTGCACCTCCGCCGCCCGCCGCTGGGCGACTGGATCGGCGTCGACGCGGCCACCCTGGTCGGCCCGAACGGGATCGGGACGGCGACCACCACGCTGCACGACGCCTCGGGCCCGGTCGCCTCCGGAGCCCAGGCCCTCCTGGTGCGACCGCGACAGGCGGGCTGA